DNA from Streptomyces sp. Edi4:
GACGAACCGCTCGTACTGGGCATCGAGACCTCCTGCGACGAGACCGGCGTCGGCATCGTGCGCGGGACGACGCTGCTCGCCGATGCCGTGGCCTCAAGCGTGGACACTCACGCCCGGTTCGGCGGGGTGGTGCCCGAGATCGCCTCCCGGGCCCACCTCGAAGCGATGGTGCCGACCATCGAGCGCGCCCTGAAGACCGCCGGGATCTCCGCGCGCGACCTCGACGGCATCGCGGTCACCGCGGGCCCCGGGCTCGCGGGCGCGCTGCTCGTCGGCGTCTCGGCCGCCAAGGCGTACGCGTACGCCCTGAACAAGCCGCTGTACGGGGTCAACCACCTCGCCTCGCACATCTGCGTCGACCAGCTGGAGCACGGGCCGCTGCCCGAGCCCACGATGGCGCTGCTCGTCTCCGGCGGCCACTCCTCCCTGCTGCTCGCCCCCGACATCACCGCCGATGTGCGCCCGCTCGGCGCCACCATCGACGACGCCGCGGGCGAGGCCTTCGACAAGATCGCCCGGGTGCTCGACCTCGGCTTCCCCGGCGGCCCGGTCATCGACCGGCTCGCGCGCGAGGGCGACCCGAAGGCGATCGCGTTCCCGCGCGGTCTGACCGGCTCGCGCGACCCGCTGTACGACTTCTCCTTCTCCGGCCTGAAGACGGCGGTGGCCCGCTGGATCGAGGCCAGGCGCAACGCGGGCGAGGAGGTGCCGGTGCGCGATGTGGCGGCGTCCTTCCAGGAGGCCGTGGTGGACGTGCTGACCCGCAAGGCCGTACGGGCCTGCAAGGACGAGGGCGTCGACCACCTGATGATCGGCGGCGGTGTGGCCGCCAACTCCCGGCTGC
Protein-coding regions in this window:
- the tsaD gene encoding tRNA (adenosine(37)-N6)-threonylcarbamoyltransferase complex transferase subunit TsaD translates to MMADEPLVLGIETSCDETGVGIVRGTTLLADAVASSVDTHARFGGVVPEIASRAHLEAMVPTIERALKTAGISARDLDGIAVTAGPGLAGALLVGVSAAKAYAYALNKPLYGVNHLASHICVDQLEHGPLPEPTMALLVSGGHSSLLLAPDITADVRPLGATIDDAAGEAFDKIARVLDLGFPGGPVIDRLAREGDPKAIAFPRGLTGSRDPLYDFSFSGLKTAVARWIEARRNAGEEVPVRDVAASFQEAVVDVLTRKAVRACKDEGVDHLMIGGGVAANSRLRALAEERCERAGIRLRVPRPGLCTDNGAMVAALGAEMVARNRPASDLELSADSSLPVTEPHVPGEAHAHAHAHGHDGGHSHDHDHVHEVSKKNLYS